DNA sequence from the Planctomycetia bacterium genome:
CCAGGCCTGCCCCTGGTGGACCTGGCGGTTGACGACGAGATCGCCGCGACGGCGCAACCCCACCGCCCGGGTCGTGCTGGAGCGGAACGCGTCGGCGCTGGGCATCGGACGATCCCGGGCGGTCGGCCCGTCAGGGGGCGGCGGCCCGACGCGTGGGGGGCAGCGGCTGCTGCCGGGAATGGACCGTCATCGACGCCGTCTTGCCGGCGCGGAGCAGCCACTGCTTGGACGCCTCGTCGCGCCGGTTCTCCACCTCGGCGACCACCCGGTAGTCGCCGCCACTCTCGTCGAGCGGGCTGACCACCACGATCCGGCCGCTGAACCGCTCGCGCCGATCGTTGGCCAACGGCACCTCGACCGTCACCGGCCGGTCGCGGACGAGCTCCGGATCCCAGCGGGCGGCGTCGACGTAACCCTCCACCTTGAGCTTGTCGGCGCGGACGACGCGGGCCAGCGGGTCACCCGGCTGCACCCACTCTCCCTGGTGCGGAAAGACCTGGACCACGATGCCGTCGAGCGGCGACTTGATCAGCCGGCGTTCGATCGAGTTGTCAGCCGCCTCGACCTCGACCCCCTTGGCGGCGGCGGCGAGGGCGGAGAGCTTCCGCTCCAGTTCGGCCTGCTCGATCTGCAGGTCGGTCTTCTCCGCCTCCAGCCGGAGCCGATCGCGCTCCACCTCGGTGACCGAGCCGGGGGACTGCTTGTGGGCGTTTTCCGCCTTCTCCCAGGCCTTGAAGGCGACCTGCCGGGCCTTGGTCGAGTAGCGGAAGTCCACGTCGCTGGCCGCCTTGGCGACGGCCTGGTCGTGCTCGGCCTTCGCCTTGCGCCGCTCCATCTGCGGCTGGTTGTCGTCGATCCGGGCGATGACCTCGTCGCGGGACACGACGTCCCCCTCGCGGACAGTGAGCTGCACGAGCACGCCCGGCTCCCGCGCCGGCACCTTCGCCTCGTCGATCAGCGACACCAGGCAGCGTTCCAGCGTCGGCTCGGCCGGCTCCGCGGCCCGGCCCGCCGCCGGCGCACAGGCCGTCAGCCCGAGCGTTGTCAGCACCGGCATCGTCAGCATCCAGATCACTCGTCGCATGTCCTCTCCCCTTCCCTTCCGCTCACCAGAGCCTGAAGAACACCTGCGTCTGCAGGAACGTCAGCAGGTCGTGGAACCAGACGTAGCCCAGCGACCGCCGGCCGCAGGCGATCCGGGCGGTGACGCTCGCCCCCGCCCCCAGTTCCTCCTTCTCGTGCCGCTCCGGGTCGATCATCACCCGCACCAGCACCGTGTTCCCCTGCTCGCCGCGAACCTCCGCCTGCTCGTGGATCTCCCGGACCTTGCCGGTGTGCCGGGTGCCGGGATCGGTGGCGAGGATGTAGTCGACCGTCAGCTCCCGATTCGCGGCCCGGGCCGCGGATGCAGCCCGGTTGACGTGCCCGAGCCGGTCGTCGGGCATGTGGACCTCCAGCTCCCAGGGACCGGTCTTGTCGGCCACCGTGACGAGCACCTGCCCCTTCTCCACAGGACGGAGCTCGAGCCGGTCGCGGACCTGCCAGGTGACGATCACGCCGTCGATGGGGCTGCGGACCTCGAGGTCCTTCTTCTTGAGTTCGTAGAGCTTTTGTTGGCTGGCGAGGCTCTCCAGTTCCCGCGTCAGCCGGGCCCGCTCGCCGTACAGCCGGTTCCGCTCCGCGTCGGTGAGCTTCTCGTTCTTCAGGCCGCGCTCGGCGGCCACGAGCTGCTCGTTGGTGCCGGCCTTGCGGCCCATGACGTCGGTCAGGGCCACGTCGAGCTCGGTGTTGCGCAGGATGGCGAGGAGCTGGCCCTGGCGGACCTCCGCACCGTGCTCGAGCCCCGGCTCGAGTCGCTCGACGACGCCGTCGATGCCGGCGAACACGTCCCGCCGATGGACCGGCTCCAGCGTTCCCTTCCCCTCCAGCCGCAGCTCCGCCGGCACGAACACCAACGCCGCGATCGCCGCCAGGGCAGCGAAGCCCGCCAGCACCGTCCGCGGCAGGTTGCGGGCCGTCGTCAGCACCCGCGACTTGCCCGCCAGGTCGAGCAGCGGGTAGAGCGGCAGGCCGGTGTGGGTCAGGGCGTTGGCCAGCGCCGAGCGGCCGTGCTCGGCCACCAGATCGACCCGGGCCCGGCGGCCGGCGTCGAGCGCGTTCGACTGGAACCACTCGGCGACGAGCGCCCCGATCGGCTCGGGCACCGCCCGCGGGGCCGCCTCCGCCCGGGCGATCGCCGTGGCATCGACGCCCCCCGGTTTGACCACCGGTGTGGGCCGCGGCTTCTCCAGCGGCAGGATCGCCAGCGCCGTGGCGTGCGACTCGTCGATGTACCGCTCCAGTTCCTCCTCGATCTGCGGCGGCAGTTCGTGGTCGGGGTCGGGATGCCAGAGCGGCTCGCCGGCCTTGGCGATGACGCGGACGAGGGCCTCGATCGCCTGCACGGCCGAGGCCCGGCGCTCCACCGACTCCTGGCCGCTGACGGCCTCCAGCCGGAGCACGCCGCGCCGCTTGACGAGCACGCTCACCCGGTCGCAGCCGATGATCCGCCGCGCCTCGTTGGCGAGCGTGAAGGCCGTGGCGATCGGGTCGAGCGACTCGTGCACCGCCCGGCTGAACCGCTCCACCTGGGCCAGCGCCGTCTGCCGGGAATCGATCACCGCCGCGTGCCGCCGGTCGAGGTACAGTCCGGCCGCGGCGGCGATCTGCTCGAGGAACCGCAGGTAGCCGCGCTGCACGTCGTCGGCATTGGGCTGATGGAAGACCTCGATCAGGCCGGCCCGTGCGCCGGCCTTGTCGATCGGGGCGGTGACCACGAGCATCCCCGTCGGGTTGGCGGCCACGGCCGCCCCATCCGGGCCCGTCAGTTGGGCGCCGGGCGGCACGACCAGCCCGCCCGGTGCCGTGAACATCGACTGCACGAGGGCGTTGTGGGCGGTCTGCGCCTCACCGGGGGCGGCGATGCCGATCCCCTCCACGCCGGCATGGCAGATCGGCTCGACCCGCCCCCCCTCGCCGGCCAGCCAGACGAGGCCGGCCGGCGCCTCCATCGCCGCGAGCACCCGCTCCAGCACGCCGCGGAAGAACTCGGCCTCGGCGACGTCGCTGGCCGCGAGCCGTTCGATGTCGGTGATGATCGAGAGGATGCGCGACCGCGCCCGCTCGACCTCGAGGGCTTCTTCGATGGTGCTCATGGCCGGATCGCCGGAGGCTCGAGCTCACCCACGGCTGGAGCCGCGGGCTCGGAGGTCTTGCTTCAGGACCGGTGAGCCTGCGTCGCCTGCTGGTGCACGATGCGCCGCTGGACGTCGGTCTCCAGCATGCCGAAGGCCTGCTCGTGCCGGGCGACTGCCATCGCCAGCGCCGCCGCCAGCCGCTTGGCCGTGAAGAAGTTGACGATGATCCGCTGCGTCAACTGGATCGTCTCCGGCGACGTGCCGGCGACCTGCTTGTTGAGGCCGAAATCGACGATCAGCTCCTCGGGGGTGCCGGTGACGCGGCAGAAATTCGCATACGTCGCCATGATGTGCGACTCGTCGACGGGCACCGGCATCGACTCGGCACGGGGCTGCTCTTCGGCCATGAAATACTCCTCGAAACGTGGAAACGACACGAAACCAAGATTCTACCCCCCTTCCCCACCCCGGTCCACTTCACGGACACCGCAGCCGTGCCGCGCCAGCCAGGCGGTGCTGACGAACCGGCGGGCAAGCGCCCGGAAGGCCCGGTCCGCGTCGTGCTGCCATTCGGCTTCGTTCTCGGCAGCGGCCCCGCGCAGCCCGCGAAACGACAGCCGGCAGGGCCAGCCGCGCTGGGCTGCGATCAGGTCAAACCGCTCCGCGATCCGCAGCGCCCAGGCGGCACCGAACGTCTCGCGAAGCGCCACGAAGGCGGCGTCGATTCCGGCCCCGGGCCGCGCCGGCGGCCGGGCCCGCGCGAATCCGGCGACCGCCGACTGGAGCAGCGCGAGGACCGCTCCGGCGGCCACGAGTCCGGCGGCGACGCAGTCACTACCGGGCTGCTCCACGTCGGCGCTCGAGCCGGGCAGGAACGGGCGGGCCAGCAGCACCTGCCCGGCCGCTACCAGCGTGGCCGCGACGCCGCGCCGCGTGGCCGCAAAGTTCAGCCAGCCGACGACCAGCAGGAGCAGGATGAACCAGCGTTCGAGCAGGTGCACGTCCGGCAGGGAACCGGGGCGCACGAGGATCGCCGACAGCGCCGGCCACGCGAGCATGACGCCAAGCGCGAAAACGATGAACTGCCAGACGCCGTGCTGCGGCCGCTTGGCACCGAGGAGCGACATCGCCGGACAGATCGCGAGGGCGACGACGACCAGCCGCACGGCAGCCGCGCCGGCCGGACCGTCGAGCCAGCCGGCCCGCCTGCCGGCAGCCTCCATCCCGAACGCGGCCGCGGCGGCGACGGCCCAGCACGCGGCCGGCACGGCCGTCGATCCCCGGACGACCAGGCAGCCCACCGCGGCGGCCACGGCGGTCAGGGCCGCGAGAAGGCCGGCGATGACGACGAGACTGTCGGGGGGAGGCACGATCCGTGGATCCTCGACCGCGGGGCTCGTCCGCCGGCAGCGCTGCCAGCGGCGCCGATCATGACGGCTGGGCTGGACCGCGGCCGCGGCGTGCAGGATTCCGGTCCGCCCGACGATGTTCTAGCAGGTTTGTCTTCGTCCGATCCCCGGGAGTTGCGATCCGCATGCATCACGGCAGGTCATCCGGCGGTCCGCGGTGTCGGCTCGCCGTCATCCTGCTCGGCGGCCTCCTCGTCGGCAGCGCCGCGGAGACCCGCGCCATCGAGATGTTTACCTTCTTCGGCGATGGCAGCCGGATCGGCCTGCCGAGCCTCGAGGTGCCGGTCGAGGCCTACCCAGGCATCCCGCTGCGGAGCGACCGGATCCGGGCCCGGCGCCGCGGCATGCGGCAGCCGCCGGCGCGGTCTGGCCAACTGCCGGCCGGGGTCACGATCCGTTCCATGCCAACCGCTCAGCCAACACCGCCGCCGCGTCAGGCTCCCGCCGCGGTGCGGCCCGTGGCCCCGCGAGGCCGGCCCGTGGCATCCCGCCCGACGACGGCCGCTCCGATCGCCCCCCTGCCCGAGGACGTGATGCCGCCCCGCGGCGAGGCGGAGTGACGCTCACGGGCTCCGCGCCGCAGCGCCGGCACGGAGGGCTTCATTTGCCGCCGGGTTCGCGCTTCAGCTGCGTCTGCAGATCGACCGCGTCGGGCCGCGTGGCGAACATCGGCTCGGAGGCGAGCACGTCGTCGAGGATCTTTCGGGCCTTGTCCCGCTCTCCCCGATCCGCGAGCAGTTTGGCGACGTAGTAGGCACCGTCGCTCGTCAGAGCATTGCTGCGGGCGATCTGGTCGAGGATCCTGCCGGCATCCTCCTGCCGGCCGAGTTTGTAGAACACCCAGGCCAGTGTCGTCAGGGCGGGCACCTGGTTGGGGGAGTTTTCCCGGTTATTCATGGCCACGTTCACTTCCGCCATCTCCAGGGCCCGCTGCCGCGATTCCTTGTCGTCGGACTCGACGAGCACGAGAGCCAGCGAATTGCTGGCGCCGAAGTTGCCCGGCGACTGGACGTGGGCGTCGTTGAAGTACTTCTCGGCCGTCTTGTAGTCGCGGGCCAGCCGGGCGACCACGCCGCGCAGGATCTTGCCGTCGAGATTCTTGGCATCGAGCTTGAGCACGCTCTCGATCGTCGCCCGGGCCGTCTCCATGTCGTTCTGCTGGATGTACCACTGCGCCGAGGCGAGGAGCACGCCCGGATCGCTCGGAGCCGCCTTGACCGCGGCGTCGATCCACTTCTTGGCGACGTCCCGCTTCTTCGCCTCGTCGTAGAGCCGGGCCAGGGCAATCTCTGGCTGCGGCGACTTGTCGTCGAGCTTCTTGGCCTCGCGGAACTGGCCCAGCGATTCGCTCTCCTTGCCAAGATGGAACTGGGCAATCCCCATCCGCTGGTGGGCCCCGACGCTGTCCGGGTCGAGCTCCAGCCAGGCCGTGAGATGCTTGTGCGCTGTCTCCCATTGCCGGCGGGCCTCGGCGACGGCCGCGTTGCCCGCATTGCAGCGGATGGTGAAGTCTCGCTTCCGCTTGGCATTCTCCGCGAACGTGCCGGTGAGCGTCGTGGCCTTGTCGAAGAGCACGGCCGCGTCGCTGAGCCGGCGCTCCTGGAAGCCGATGTCGGCGAGCATCAGGTAGGCCTCGGGGTCGGTGGCGTGCTTCACGAGGGCATCCTCGAGCTCGCCCCGCGCCGGGCCGAGTTGGTTCACGCTCAGCCAGAGCGTCGCCATCATCACGCCCACCGGGGGCACCTTGGGATTGTTGGCCCGGACCCGTTCGAGGATCGCGCGGCAGCCGTCGATGTCGCGGTTCTTGAACCGCTCGATGGCGTTCTCGATGTCCTTGTCATTTGCGTCGTCGGAGACGGCGCGGCCGATCAGCGTGCGGGCGGTCACCTGGGCCCGGCCGACCGTCGGCAGCATCGACACCAGGCCGCAGCCGAGAACGATGCTGAGAG
Encoded proteins:
- a CDS encoding hemolysin D, with protein sequence MLTMPVLTTLGLTACAPAAGRAAEPAEPTLERCLVSLIDEAKVPAREPGVLVQLTVREGDVVSRDEVIARIDDNQPQMERRKAKAEHDQAVAKAASDVDFRYSTKARQVAFKAWEKAENAHKQSPGSVTEVERDRLRLEAEKTDLQIEQAELERKLSALAAAAKGVEVEAADNSIERRLIKSPLDGIVVQVFPHQGEWVQPGDPLARVVRADKLKVEGYVDAARWDPELVRDRPVTVEVPLANDRRERFSGRIVVVSPLDESGGDYRVVAEVENRRDEASKQWLLRAGKTASMTVHSRQQPLPPTRRAAAP
- a CDS encoding hemolysin D yields the protein MSTIEEALEVERARSRILSIITDIERLAASDVAEAEFFRGVLERVLAAMEAPAGLVWLAGEGGRVEPICHAGVEGIGIAAPGEAQTAHNALVQSMFTAPGGLVVPPGAQLTGPDGAAVAANPTGMLVVTAPIDKAGARAGLIEVFHQPNADDVQRGYLRFLEQIAAAAGLYLDRRHAAVIDSRQTALAQVERFSRAVHESLDPIATAFTLANEARRIIGCDRVSVLVKRRGVLRLEAVSGQESVERRASAVQAIEALVRVIAKAGEPLWHPDPDHELPPQIEEELERYIDESHATALAILPLEKPRPTPVVKPGGVDATAIARAEAAPRAVPEPIGALVAEWFQSNALDAGRRARVDLVAEHGRSALANALTHTGLPLYPLLDLAGKSRVLTTARNLPRTVLAGFAALAAIAALVFVPAELRLEGKGTLEPVHRRDVFAGIDGVVERLEPGLEHGAEVRQGQLLAILRNTELDVALTDVMGRKAGTNEQLVAAERGLKNEKLTDAERNRLYGERARLTRELESLASQQKLYELKKKDLEVRSPIDGVIVTWQVRDRLELRPVEKGQVLVTVADKTGPWELEVHMPDDRLGHVNRAASAARAANRELTVDYILATDPGTRHTGKVREIHEQAEVRGEQGNTVLVRVMIDPERHEKEELGAGASVTARIACGRRSLGYVWFHDLLTFLQTQVFFRLW